In the genome of Kazachstania africana CBS 2517 chromosome 6, complete genome, the window ATTACTACAGTCCACTGGCATATTATATTAGTAAAGTTATTAGTGATATTTTGCCATTAAGAATAATACCACCAGTTTTGATGCTGTTAGTTGTATATCCAATGGTTGGATTAAACATGCAAGATGGtgcatttttgaaaagtgtTGGAATTTTGATACTGTTTAATCTAGGTATCTCGTTGGAAATCTTATCAATTggtattattttcaatgacCTCAATAACTCGATTATATTGAGCGTTCTGATCTTACTGGGGTCTTTATTGTTCAGTGGGTTATTCATCAATACTAAGGATATTACCAATATTGCATTCAAGTACTTGAAGAATCTTTCGATCTTTTACTATGCGTATGAGGCTTTACTAATTAATGAGGTTAAGACGTTGATGctaagagaaaaaaagtacGGACTGAACATTGAGGTTCCTGGTGCTACGATTTTAAGTACCTTCGGATTTTTAGtacaaaatttgacatTTGATATCAGGATTCTTGCACTTTTCAACCTAGTTTTTGTCACTGTCGGATATCTAGCATTAAAATGGATTGTTGTTGAACAAAAGTAAACATTCTTAACAATATGTATTCATGACACAAATTGCCAACAtgtagtatatatattaatgGATATATTGCATACACACCTCATCTGAACAAGTCCCTCATTATACGGTTTGTGGACCACCGTTTTTAATTAGTTATATTTAATGCGGGTAACCTCATCGAGTTCATCAattatcttcttttttttttttttttaattagATCCATTGCAAATTGCTTGAatgttaaaaattttattgcAATGAATGATCCATCCGTACATAGTAAAGGAACGATAGGCAAGAGTAGACGATCAAAAATATGAGTTCTATAGTGCAAGGGGGTCTGCAGCTATCAGATATAGCTAAAGAATTGCATAATGAGATGACGACAAAGGCCACGGGTAAGCTTTTCACTCAAGAAGAATTAATCAATGCGACCAAACTaaatgatttgaatgaattgatGCCCATTATACAAGAATTACTGGATAAGAACCTAATTAAATTGATTAAGCAGAATAATGAACTGAAATTTCAAGGTGttgattttaatgaagCAAGTAAGAAGTCTGCAATGTCTTCAGAAGAAGCATTAGTTTATTCATATATAGAAGCGAGTGGTAGAGAAGGTATATGGTCAAAGACAATTAAAATGAGAACTAACTTGCATCAGCATGTCGTTTTAAAATGTTTAAAGTCTTTAGAGTCCCAGAGATACGTCAAATCTGTGAAATCAGTAAAGTTCCCAACACGTAAGATCTACATGCTATATCATTTACAACCATCTGTTGATGTTACCGGTGGTCCGTGGTTTACGGAAGGGGAATTAGAtgttgaatttatcaacaGTTTATTGACTATTATATGGAGATATGCGGCAGAAAACACTTTCCCCAATGGATTCAATAACAATGACGACGATAATATTGCAAACTATGCACCAAATGTTAAGAATTACGTTACTACGGATGAAATATTAGAGTTCATTTCGAACTCTCAAGTCACTAATATAGAATTGAGTAACAGTAACATTAGGTCACTTTGTGAGGTTTTAGTTTATGATGATAAGTTGGAGATGGCACAATATGATTGCTATAAAGTTACGTTACAAAGCTTAATGCAAATTAACGGTTTAAAGCAAACAAACAAAGAATCATCCGACCATGAATACTCAATATTCGATTACTACAACGGTATAACACCTTCCGCGGGTGACAAGGACGTTGTGTATTTCGATGAATGGACGCTGTAAATAAATCACCGTGATCgcattaaaatatatatgtacGTACTTGCCTCCGTATGTAGGAAATTAGCATTATTAAcaatagaaaataaataacTTTATTGCCCAAACTGGAAGTAAGCCTTCTGACGGTTCATATTGTTAATGCCAAAACGGGAGCTTGATTTGCCTATATAAGAGTTCAACCCTAATTTGCCCATTGCACCGAATCTTCTTTGTCAAGCTGGATTTATTCCCGGGAGACGGATCCGCGGAACATTATTATGATGCGTTGATATACACTTATCGGTTAAATTACTGTTTTAGGAATAACAAGTTGATCCGGTTTCCCCTGCACATGCACATACTTCTCCATTGACACATAATTTGTTGATTTTTATTCtggttttctttttttgttacTGGAGGCAAGattaatgaattttgtTGGAACTGATGGATCAGCGGCTATCGTTTTTGAACATGGGGAAGGCAtcacaaaaaaaagtttcaagaaaaaataagagTTATTGGCACAAAAGTTAACAAGTATATAAGGCTGACGTTATGATAGAGAAGTATTGGGTATGATCATGTCTCTTCTTACACAAACGCTTTATACTCAGGCAGCTACGCTATTAATATAACAGAAATATGTCAGAAAAGGATTACACAACTAATACCGATCTAGAAAATAACACACCATGCTCTTCGAAAGATGACACAGGTGCCATGCAAGAGACACGTGAGTCACAAGAGGCAATTGGTAAAGTTTATAGCTGCggtaaaaataatgaatacGTCAACATTGGTAGACAGAAATTCTTGAAAGCTGATCTTTATGAAGCCTTTGGTGGTACTTTAAATCCAGGTTTAGCACCACCAGCAACGCATAAGTTTGCAAATCCAGCTCCGCTGGGGCTCTCTGCGTTTGCATTGACAACATTTGTCCTATCCATGTTTAATGCACGGGCTCAAGGTATTACAACACCAAATGTTGTAGTCGGTTTAGCAATGTTCTATGGTGGTCTAGTACAAATGATTGCAGGGATTTGGGAGATTGCCTTGGAAAATACATTTGGTGGTACTGCTTTATGTTCTTATGGTGGGTTCTGGTTAAGTTTTGGCGCTATTTATATCCCATGGTTTGGTATCTTAGATGCATATTCAACAAAAGAATCAGACCTATCCAATGCACTCGGTTTCTATCTCCTAGGATGGACTATCTTCACATTGGGGCTGACCTTTTGCACTTTGAAATCCACAGTGATGTTTTTTGCACTATTCTTCTTACTATCAGTCACTTTCTTACTCTTATGTATTGGTGAATTTACGGGCAAGTTAGGGTTAACAAGAGCAGGCGGCATATTAGGTATTATTGTCGCGTTCATTGCCTGGTATAACGCTTATTCGGGTGTAGCTACAAAACAAAATTCTTATATTGTCGCCAAGCCTTGGAGTTTACCAACTAACGATAAAACTTTATGGTATTCGTAAATTATACTTTCTTCtaatataataatgatCATTGCTTTAGATTTGTTTTCAACTTTGGTTTCTGATCctaacaatttgaaaataatataaatatatttatatttacGTATACGTACATCACAGTAAATACGTttataatgaaaagtttaAATCATCCAGTAATTTTCCTAAGAATTCTTGTGGATCAaacatcaaattattgttcTTTGCCAGTGCAGAATCCATGTAAAATTCATTCGAATTCACAACACTCGAATCATCGCTGTGGTTTAAAACATtatgaatatttgtaatAGAGACTTTTTTCTGATGATTAAGTACACTATGATTAATCAGAGTGTTCTTTAAGTTGGACATTACCTGCTGTGATAACAGAACTATTTTCTCGTTGAATTCCTCAAAAATCGTCGTCAATACGTTGAAAATCCTCTCACTTACTATTGATGAACCTTTTAATTTCAGTAGCGTTTCATAACCCATTTTATAGTGATTTTCAACCCGGCTTATCTCAAGAGACAGATTTTCATCAGTCTCATCTTCTTTGCTAGTAGAATTCATCTTTCTATGTAAGTGATAACGATAAACCGTTAAGCAAGCAACGCTATAGAAGATAGTGTGAATTGAAAACCAATAAGCTCCACTAAGTAAGTTTTCATTAATCATTTC includes:
- the RPC34 gene encoding DNA-directed RNA polymerase III subunit C34 (similar to Saccharomyces cerevisiae RPC34 (YNR003C); ancestral locus Anc_1.426) is translated as MSSIVQGGLQLSDIAKELHNEMTTKATGKLFTQEELINATKLNDLNELMPIIQELLDKNLIKLIKQNNELKFQGVDFNEASKKSAMSSEEALVYSYIEASGREGIWSKTIKMRTNLHQHVVLKCLKSLESQRYVKSVKSVKFPTRKIYMLYHLQPSVDVTGGPWFTEGELDVEFINSLLTIIWRYAAENTFPNGFNNNDDDNIANYAPNVKNYVTTDEILEFISNSQVTNIELSNSNIRSLCEVLVYDDKLEMAQYDCYKVTLQSLMQINGLKQTNKESSDHEYSIFDYYNGITPSAGDKDVVYFDEWTL
- the KAFR0F01480 gene encoding acetate uptake transporter family protein (similar to Saccharomyces cerevisiae ADY2 (YCR010C) and ATO2 (YNR002C); ancestral locus Anc_1.425); its protein translation is MSEKDYTTNTDLENNTPCSSKDDTGAMQETRESQEAIGKVYSCGKNNEYVNIGRQKFLKADLYEAFGGTLNPGLAPPATHKFANPAPLGLSAFALTTFVLSMFNARAQGITTPNVVVGLAMFYGGLVQMIAGIWEIALENTFGGTALCSYGGFWLSFGAIYIPWFGILDAYSTKESDLSNALGFYLLGWTIFTLGLTFCTLKSTVMFFALFFLLSVTFLLLCIGEFTGKLGLTRAGGILGIIVAFIAWYNAYSGVATKQNSYIVAKPWSLPTNDKTLWYS